The following are encoded in a window of Paraburkholderia hospita genomic DNA:
- a CDS encoding MFS transporter yields the protein MSTLALEKAGLSKTQVIAATTLGTALEFYDFTIYSFFAIQIGQLFFPSASPVNQFLLSIGVFGVGFVVRPLGGIVIGAYADRAGRKKAMVLTIMLMALSCALIACAPPYAVAGMAAPFIVLAARLIQGFAAGGEFGPGTTLLVEYASDSTRAFFASWNFAATALGLALGAAVATLINVSLPKDAVLAWGWRLPFVLGIVAAPVGMLIRRRLEETLSDASSARTHRRGALKAALTTHLKLTILGTFAELGGSVSVYITAFFLPSHAVRTLHLSSTASVASGVISSLVLFVAAPIAGKLADRFSRKRVLVISRVTLLLTVYPAFAWLSAQPSTLMLCAVSAFLALFVAGQIVPVLVMIPELFPKHVRATGIALTYVVSASFFGGFSPFVASWLVALTGNPLAPAWYVAAACAVSLVPVIWLRDRTGEALD from the coding sequence GTGTCAACGCTTGCATTGGAAAAAGCCGGTCTGTCGAAAACCCAGGTCATCGCCGCGACGACGCTCGGCACGGCGCTGGAGTTCTACGACTTCACCATCTACAGCTTCTTCGCGATCCAGATCGGGCAGCTGTTCTTCCCATCCGCATCGCCCGTGAACCAGTTTCTGCTGTCGATCGGCGTGTTCGGCGTCGGCTTCGTCGTGCGGCCGCTGGGCGGCATTGTGATCGGTGCGTACGCGGACCGCGCGGGCCGCAAGAAGGCGATGGTGCTGACCATCATGCTGATGGCGCTGAGCTGCGCGCTGATCGCCTGCGCGCCGCCCTATGCGGTCGCCGGAATGGCCGCGCCTTTCATCGTGCTCGCCGCGCGTCTGATTCAGGGCTTCGCCGCGGGTGGCGAGTTCGGCCCCGGCACGACGCTGCTCGTCGAATACGCGTCGGACTCGACGCGCGCGTTTTTCGCCAGCTGGAACTTCGCCGCGACGGCGCTCGGTCTCGCGCTCGGCGCCGCCGTCGCCACGCTCATCAATGTCTCGCTGCCGAAAGACGCCGTGCTCGCATGGGGCTGGCGCCTTCCGTTCGTGCTCGGCATCGTCGCGGCGCCCGTCGGCATGCTGATCCGCAGGCGCCTCGAAGAGACACTCAGCGATGCGTCATCCGCCCGCACGCATCGGCGCGGCGCATTGAAAGCGGCGCTCACCACGCATCTGAAGCTGACGATACTCGGCACCTTTGCCGAACTCGGCGGTTCCGTTTCCGTCTATATCACCGCGTTCTTTCTGCCGAGCCATGCGGTGCGTACGCTGCATCTGTCGTCGACGGCGTCGGTTGCGTCGGGCGTGATCAGCTCGCTCGTGCTGTTCGTCGCGGCGCCCATCGCGGGCAAGCTCGCCGACCGCTTCAGCCGCAAGCGCGTGCTCGTCATATCGCGCGTGACGCTGCTGCTTACGGTGTATCCCGCGTTCGCGTGGTTGTCGGCGCAGCCTTCGACGTTGATGCTGTGCGCCGTGTCCGCGTTTCTCGCGCTGTTCGTCGCCGGGCAGATCGTGCCCGTGCTCGTGATGATCCCCGAACTGTTCCCGAAACATGTGCGAGCGACGGGCATCGCGCTAACCTATGTGGTGAGCGCGTCGTTCTTCGGCGGCTTTTCGCCGTTCGTCGCGAGCTGGCTCGTCGCGCTGACGGGCAACCCGCTCGCGCCCGCGTGGTACGTTGCGGCGGCCTGCGCGGTGTCGCTCGTGCCCGTCATCTGGCTGCGCGACCGCACGGGCGAAGCGCTCGACTGA